In Amycolatopsis methanolica 239, a single genomic region encodes these proteins:
- a CDS encoding MarR family winged helix-turn-helix transcriptional regulator codes for MIIPGAELLATRLRHLLELLDGDVAAVYADLGLAWFRPRFTPVVRTLAADGPQPIRDLAAAIGVTHSAASQTVAQMVKAELVTLSPGADARHRIVRLTPKAEELLPVLDAEWAATAAAAKRFEAELAYPLSKLVDEAIEALRERSMRQRIADAAPDLGR; via the coding sequence GTGATAATCCCCGGCGCCGAACTCCTCGCCACCCGGCTGCGGCACCTGCTGGAACTGCTGGACGGCGACGTCGCCGCCGTTTACGCCGACCTCGGCCTGGCCTGGTTCCGGCCACGCTTCACGCCGGTCGTCCGGACGCTGGCCGCCGACGGTCCGCAGCCGATCCGGGATCTCGCCGCGGCCATCGGGGTCACCCACTCGGCGGCGAGCCAGACGGTCGCGCAGATGGTGAAGGCGGAGCTGGTGACGCTCAGCCCGGGCGCCGACGCCCGCCACCGCATCGTCCGCCTGACACCCAAGGCCGAGGAGTTGCTGCCCGTCCTGGATGCGGAATGGGCGGCGACCGCCGCCGCGGCGAAACGTTTCGAAGCCGAGCTGGCCTACCCGCTGAGCAAGCTGGTCGACGAGGCCATCGAGGCCTTGCGGGAACGTTCGATGCGGCAGCGGATCGCCGACGCGGCACCGGATCTGGGCCGCTGA
- a CDS encoding class I SAM-dependent methyltransferase encodes MTEAFFALFHGLPRQGPGSDATTLRLLDLARPLPERPRVLDLGCGPGRSALLLAKAGARVTGLDTHQPFLDDLAAAAEGLDVDTVNASMADPPFPDGEFDLLWAESSVFVLGFDTALRTWKRLLKPGGALVLTECEWSTATPSAAAREFWDEQYPLRTTEENSAAAVAAGYRVDAVFPQPDRDWFDEFYDHLAARADAAAGDPAMAEAVAAARREIAMRREHGSEYQYTGYVLRTYQ; translated from the coding sequence GTGACCGAAGCGTTCTTCGCGTTGTTCCACGGCCTGCCGCGGCAGGGCCCGGGATCGGACGCCACCACCCTCCGCCTCCTCGACCTCGCCCGTCCGCTGCCCGAGCGGCCCCGCGTCCTGGACCTCGGGTGCGGCCCCGGCCGGTCGGCGCTGCTGCTGGCGAAAGCCGGCGCTCGGGTGACCGGCCTGGACACCCACCAGCCCTTCCTCGACGACCTCGCCGCGGCCGCCGAGGGGCTCGACGTCGACACCGTCAACGCGTCGATGGCCGACCCCCCGTTCCCGGACGGGGAGTTCGACCTGTTGTGGGCCGAAAGCTCGGTCTTCGTGCTCGGCTTCGACACCGCGCTGCGCACGTGGAAGAGGTTGCTCAAGCCCGGTGGGGCGCTCGTGCTCACCGAGTGCGAATGGTCCACCGCCACGCCGTCGGCGGCCGCGCGGGAGTTCTGGGACGAGCAGTATCCACTGAGGACGACCGAGGAGAACTCCGCCGCCGCGGTGGCCGCGGGCTACCGGGTGGATGCGGTGTTCCCGCAGCCGGACCGCGACTGGTTCGACGAGTTCTACGACCACCTGGCCGCGCGGGCCGACGCCGCGGCAGGCGATCCGGCGATGGCCGAGGCGGTCGCCGCGGCACGCCGCGAGATCGCGATGCGCCGCGAGCATGGCTCGGAGTACCAGTACACCGGCTATGTTCTCCGTACATACCAGTAG
- a CDS encoding RBBP9/YdeN family alpha/beta hydrolase, whose product MSGPPRTVEPSIIVPGGTRTCGGHEWKRRWTLVAYVIIPGIDGSNEKHWQTVWEERWGASAVRIAPASWTEPDLADWVAAVGAAHTTAARRGERVVLVAHSLGCWAAAEWLAAAQLRGVAAFLVAPPDPRGPAFPRQAAPTFANLRARPLPCPGLVVAGDDDPYCEPAASAALADAWRVPRRLLAGRGHLNSASGLGDWPSGRGLLTEVAA is encoded by the coding sequence TTGTCCGGCCCACCGCGGACCGTTGAACCATCGATCATCGTCCCCGGCGGCACCCGGACGTGCGGGGGCCACGAGTGGAAACGGCGGTGGACGCTGGTCGCGTACGTCATCATCCCGGGGATCGACGGTTCGAACGAGAAGCACTGGCAGACCGTGTGGGAGGAGCGGTGGGGCGCTTCGGCCGTCCGGATCGCCCCGGCCTCCTGGACAGAGCCCGACCTCGCGGACTGGGTGGCGGCGGTCGGCGCCGCCCACACGACCGCGGCCCGGCGCGGCGAGCGGGTGGTGCTGGTGGCGCACAGCCTCGGCTGCTGGGCGGCAGCCGAGTGGCTGGCCGCGGCCCAGCTGCGCGGGGTGGCCGCGTTCCTGGTCGCACCGCCCGACCCGCGGGGGCCGGCGTTCCCCCGCCAGGCCGCGCCGACGTTCGCGAACCTGCGGGCCCGGCCACTGCCGTGTCCCGGCCTGGTGGTCGCCGGCGACGATGACCCCTACTGCGAACCGGCGGCCTCGGCCGCGCTCGCCGACGCGTGGCGAGTCCCGCGGCGCCTGCTCGCCGGGCGCGGCCACCTCAACTCCGCCAGCGGCCTCGGCGACTGGCCATCCGGCCGCGGCCTCCTCACCGAAGTGGCCGCCTGA
- a CDS encoding RtcB family protein, whose translation MFTAVEGARVPIRMWADPATVEDAAMRQLHNVANLPWVHGLAVMPDVHYGKGATVGSVIAMRDAVSPAAVGVDIGCGMSAVRTSLTAGDLPDDLGKLRRRIEDAVPVGFAMHRTPVNPARVPGTGGWNEFWSAFGQLHDGVQNLRDRARAQIGSLGGGNHFIEVCLEQGGPDAGRVWLMLHSGSRGIGNELAKRHIDVARKLPHNADLPDRDLAVFVAGTPEMAAYRRDLFWAQDYAARNRATMVALVQQAVIDTVPGVRFDEPISCHHNYVAEETYDGVDVLVTRKGAIRAGSGDLGIIPGSMGTGSYIVRGLGNETSFHSASHGAGRRMSRTKARKTFTAADLAAQTDGVECRKDEGVVDEIPAAYKDIDSVIKAQADLVEVVAHLKQVVCVKG comes from the coding sequence ATGTTCACCGCCGTCGAGGGCGCCCGCGTGCCGATCCGCATGTGGGCCGACCCGGCGACCGTCGAGGACGCAGCGATGCGTCAGCTGCACAACGTCGCCAACCTGCCGTGGGTGCACGGTCTGGCCGTCATGCCGGACGTGCACTACGGCAAGGGCGCGACAGTCGGCAGCGTGATCGCGATGCGCGACGCGGTCTCCCCCGCCGCGGTGGGTGTGGACATCGGCTGCGGCATGAGCGCGGTCCGCACCTCGCTGACCGCCGGCGACCTGCCCGACGACCTCGGCAAGCTGCGCCGGCGCATCGAGGACGCCGTCCCGGTCGGCTTCGCCATGCACCGCACCCCGGTCAACCCCGCCCGCGTGCCCGGCACCGGCGGGTGGAACGAGTTCTGGTCCGCGTTCGGGCAGCTGCACGACGGCGTCCAGAACCTCCGCGACCGGGCGCGGGCGCAGATCGGCAGCCTCGGCGGTGGCAACCACTTCATCGAGGTGTGCCTCGAACAGGGTGGCCCGGACGCCGGCCGCGTGTGGCTGATGCTGCACTCCGGCTCCCGCGGCATCGGCAACGAACTCGCCAAGCGACACATCGACGTGGCCCGCAAGCTGCCGCACAACGCGGACCTGCCGGACCGCGACCTGGCGGTGTTCGTGGCGGGCACCCCAGAGATGGCGGCCTACCGGCGCGACCTGTTCTGGGCGCAGGACTACGCGGCCCGCAACCGGGCCACGATGGTCGCGCTCGTGCAGCAGGCCGTCATCGACACGGTGCCGGGCGTGCGGTTCGACGAGCCGATCTCGTGCCACCACAACTACGTCGCCGAAGAGACCTACGACGGCGTGGACGTGCTGGTCACCCGCAAGGGCGCGATCCGCGCGGGCTCCGGCGACCTCGGGATCATCCCGGGCAGCATGGGCACCGGCTCCTACATCGTCCGCGGCCTCGGCAACGAGACCTCGTTCCACTCGGCGTCGCATGGAGCCGGGCGGCGCATGTCGCGCACCAAGGCGCGCAAGACGTTCACCGCCGCGGACCTCGCCGCCCAGACCGACGGCGTGGAGTGCCGCAAGGACGAGGGCGTCGTCGACGAGATCCCGGCCGCCTACAAGGACATCGACTCGGTGATCAAGGCGCAGGCCGACCTCGTCGAAGTGGTCGCGCACCTCAAGCAGGTGGTGTGCGTCAAGGGGTAG
- a CDS encoding DUF4865 family protein codes for MYAKQYEIALPAGYDMGIIRRRVAERGHALDDRAGLGLKAYLVREGPNQYAPFYLWRDPGRMAEFLVGGGGFENIVRDFGRPVVRHWTGLAFQPGPVRDRTPRHAFRLLTPVGVDAAAAVEEALARLSAIAREAGVHSAALALDPHRWQLVRFMLGEHDGEASERYEVLHLSAPELAALRVGRQWLVRRPLR; via the coding sequence ATGTATGCGAAACAGTACGAGATCGCCCTGCCCGCCGGCTACGACATGGGCATCATCCGCAGGCGGGTCGCCGAGCGCGGGCACGCGCTGGACGACCGCGCGGGCCTCGGCCTGAAGGCGTACCTCGTCCGGGAGGGCCCGAACCAGTACGCGCCGTTCTACCTGTGGCGGGACCCCGGGCGGATGGCCGAGTTCCTGGTGGGCGGCGGCGGTTTCGAGAACATCGTGCGGGACTTCGGCCGCCCGGTGGTGCGGCACTGGACCGGACTGGCGTTCCAGCCCGGTCCAGTGCGCGACCGCACGCCCCGGCACGCGTTCCGCCTCCTCACCCCGGTCGGCGTGGATGCCGCCGCGGCGGTCGAGGAGGCGCTCGCCAGGCTGAGCGCGATCGCCCGGGAGGCCGGGGTGCACAGCGCCGCCCTCGCGCTGGACCCGCACCGCTGGCAGCTGGTGCGGTTCATGCTCGGCGAGCACGACGGCGAGGCGAGCGAGCGGTACGAGGTGCTGCACCTCTCCGCGCCGGAACTGGCGGCGCTGCGCGTGGGACGGCAGTGGTTGGTCAGGCGGCCACTTCGGTGA
- a CDS encoding Lrp/AsnC family transcriptional regulator, giving the protein MISREVAATTLESLDEIDRATLELLQTEGRLSGAEVGRRVGLSQPTAGARIQRLEKSGVILGYRAPAAVGLNIHAVVRLRTTHAQLPKALALAERIAEVVSTVRVTGEDCLLFDVHCTHAERLEQVVDSLARFGPVTTSLVLRSYPAKPLPTP; this is encoded by the coding sequence GTGATCTCAAGGGAAGTGGCGGCGACAACGCTGGAATCACTCGACGAGATCGACCGCGCGACCCTGGAGCTGTTGCAGACCGAGGGGCGGCTCAGCGGCGCCGAGGTGGGCCGCCGGGTGGGGCTGTCCCAGCCGACGGCCGGCGCGCGCATCCAGCGCCTGGAGAAGAGCGGCGTCATCCTCGGGTACCGCGCGCCCGCCGCGGTGGGCCTGAACATCCACGCCGTCGTCCGGCTGCGCACCACGCACGCGCAGCTGCCGAAGGCGCTGGCCCTCGCCGAGCGGATCGCCGAAGTCGTCTCGACGGTCCGGGTGACCGGGGAGGACTGCCTGCTGTTCGACGTGCACTGCACGCACGCCGAACGGCTCGAACAGGTCGTGGACTCGCTGGCCCGCTTCGGGCCGGTCACCACGTCGCTCGTGCTGCGCAGCTACCCGGCGAAGCCACTGCCTACCCCTTGA